A DNA window from Gemmatimonadaceae bacterium contains the following coding sequences:
- a CDS encoding M20/M25/M40 family metallo-hydrolase: MRLSHAVRIAAVSVTFSGTLSHAAAAQTDINAAVRSNADRLVQAALADTAAYDRLSILTDRFGHRLSGSKSLEDALDWILAEMRRDGLSNVRGEPAMVPHWVRGDESAELVSPRSVPLHMLGLGMSVGTPAGGITAPVLVVDSFEDLERHASEAKGKIVLFDHPFPPDKPGLDGYREAVVYRGGAPAAAAKAGAVATFIRSISSFSIQNPHTGSTRYDSTVAKIPAAAISIEDAEMLHRMQRHGERLIVTLKMGAHQLPDAPSRNAVAELRGSERPDEVVVLGGHIDSWDVGEGAMDDGGCSVAAWEAVRLMKELGIRPKRTVRVVLWTNEENGGRGGRAYRDAHAAELAKHDVAMECDNGVFRPNGVRFQGTAAGLAFMKPVGALLERIGATRVIEGEGEADVGPILQRGVPGLSLDVDDTKYFWYHHSWGDMMTVIDRADFQKCIATMAVFAYALADLDQTVPR, translated from the coding sequence ATGCGACTGAGTCACGCGGTACGAATCGCTGCGGTTTCTGTCACGTTCTCCGGCACCCTATCACACGCCGCAGCGGCACAGACGGACATCAACGCCGCCGTTCGATCGAACGCGGATCGCCTCGTTCAGGCGGCGCTCGCCGACACGGCGGCATACGATCGTCTCTCGATTCTCACCGATCGCTTCGGCCATCGCCTGAGCGGCTCGAAGTCGCTCGAGGATGCGCTCGACTGGATCCTGGCCGAGATGCGGCGCGATGGTTTGTCGAACGTGCGCGGCGAGCCGGCGATGGTCCCGCACTGGGTACGGGGCGACGAATCCGCCGAGCTCGTGAGTCCACGCAGCGTGCCGCTGCACATGCTCGGACTCGGCATGAGCGTCGGAACGCCGGCGGGTGGGATCACGGCGCCGGTGCTGGTGGTGGACAGCTTCGAGGATCTCGAGCGCCACGCGAGCGAAGCGAAAGGCAAGATCGTGCTGTTCGATCATCCATTCCCGCCTGACAAGCCGGGCCTGGATGGCTATCGCGAGGCCGTCGTGTATCGCGGCGGCGCACCAGCGGCCGCGGCGAAGGCCGGCGCCGTCGCGACGTTCATTCGATCGATCTCGTCGTTCTCGATTCAGAATCCTCATACGGGCTCGACGCGGTACGACTCGACCGTGGCGAAGATTCCCGCTGCGGCCATCAGCATCGAGGACGCGGAGATGCTGCACCGCATGCAGCGGCATGGCGAGCGCCTCATCGTCACGTTGAAAATGGGCGCACACCAGCTTCCCGACGCGCCGTCGCGCAACGCGGTGGCCGAACTGCGCGGCAGCGAGCGGCCCGATGAAGTCGTCGTGCTCGGCGGCCACATCGATTCGTGGGATGTGGGCGAGGGCGCGATGGACGACGGCGGCTGCAGCGTCGCCGCGTGGGAAGCGGTACGTCTAATGAAAGAGCTGGGCATTCGTCCAAAGCGTACCGTGCGCGTGGTGCTGTGGACGAACGAAGAGAACGGTGGACGCGGCGGGCGAGCGTATCGAGATGCGCATGCTGCCGAGCTCGCGAAGCACGACGTCGCGATGGAATGCGACAACGGCGTCTTTCGTCCGAACGGCGTTCGCTTTCAAGGAACGGCCGCCGGCCTGGCATTCATGAAGCCCGTTGGTGCGTTACTCGAGCGCATCGGCGCGACGCGCGTGATCGAAGGGGAAGGCGAGGCCGATGTTGGACCGATTCTGCAACGCGGCGTTCCCGGCTTGTCGCTCGACGTCGACGACACGAAGTATTTCTGGTATCACCATTCGTGGGGCGACATGATGACCGTGATCGATCGCGCCGACTTTCAAAAATGCATCGCCACCATGGCTGTGTTCGCGTATGCGCTCGCCGACCTGGATCAGACGGTGCCCCGATAA
- a CDS encoding DUF4097 family beta strand repeat-containing protein, producing MRRLVITSCLIATSVVSAASIAAAQSGHAARFLDNCHNNGGDEERFCEVRNFTLPAGRALNVDGRENGGITVHGWDQPGIQVVAMIQAQAESQAEAQGIAKAVNILTNGSEVRSDGPDTGHRQSWSVSYEVYAPRHTDLTLTAMNGGLAVDGIESRMDLRTVNGGLSLSNVNGDVHGVTMNGGISADLNGDRWQGAGLDVTTTNGGVKVYLPANYSAQLETGTTNGHMNIDFPVTVQGALTRRLSTQIGGGGATIRAMTTNGGVSISRR from the coding sequence ATGCGCCGACTCGTGATTACCTCCTGTTTGATCGCAACCTCCGTAGTATCTGCCGCATCGATAGCCGCGGCGCAGTCCGGCCACGCCGCTCGGTTCCTCGACAACTGCCACAACAACGGCGGCGACGAGGAGCGTTTCTGCGAGGTCCGCAACTTCACGTTGCCCGCGGGGCGTGCCCTCAACGTCGACGGGCGCGAGAATGGCGGAATCACCGTGCACGGCTGGGATCAGCCGGGCATCCAGGTCGTCGCGATGATCCAGGCGCAGGCCGAGTCGCAAGCCGAGGCACAAGGGATCGCGAAAGCGGTCAACATCCTGACCAACGGCAGCGAGGTGCGGTCCGACGGGCCCGACACGGGCCATCGTCAATCGTGGTCGGTGAGCTACGAAGTCTACGCGCCGCGGCACACCGATCTGACGTTGACCGCGATGAACGGCGGCTTGGCAGTCGACGGCATCGAATCCAGGATGGATTTGCGAACCGTCAACGGCGGATTGAGCCTCTCGAACGTCAACGGCGACGTGCACGGCGTGACGATGAACGGCGGCATCAGCGCCGACCTGAATGGCGATCGCTGGCAGGGCGCGGGGCTCGACGTCACGACGACGAACGGCGGCGTGAAGGTCTACCTGCCGGCGAACTACTCGGCGCAGCTCGAGACGGGCACGACGAACGGCCACATGAACATCGACTTCCCCGTGACCGTCCAGGGTGCGTTGACGCGCCGGCTGTCGACGCAAATTGGCGGCGGCGGCGCGACGATCCGCGCCATGACGACCAACGGCGGCGTCTCGATCTCGCGTCGCTGA
- a CDS encoding SusD/RagB family nutrient-binding outer membrane lipoprotein, whose protein sequence is MRKSSIAAAALCLTVLGGCSDFLNSEKAVADPNAPTVANTNQLFIGDLTNIFANEEGPVEMLICEWMQQCAGINGRFVDTQGTYTIDASTFDTPFQNIYNGGGLIGLRAVESRADASGDKLYKGIAEVLEAMDITFAADIWGDIPYADAVGSTVTPAFEPQMQVYTDVLALLDKAIADIGAGGTGPGAFDLVYGGNGANWIEAAHTLKARIYLHQVEKLGNAQYTNALTEARKGISAPAHDWKTAHTGATSERNMWAQFQTSSFGNDLVAGSVLVNLMKAQKDPRLADYFGPNADGGFGGYDVTTGSTPADSISHLVGAGRVTDDFAQPVITYDETQLIIAEAAFQTGDKASAATAFNNVRTELGKATIASGALTLNDIMTEKYISLYQNPEVWNDYKRTCLPALKPARSKSRIPGRIFYGLTEEQTNPNTPASSAQNLFTVRNANDPNACS, encoded by the coding sequence ATGAGGAAATCATCAATCGCGGCCGCGGCGCTGTGCCTGACGGTGCTCGGCGGCTGTTCGGATTTTCTGAATTCGGAGAAGGCCGTGGCGGATCCGAACGCGCCGACTGTGGCCAACACGAATCAGCTGTTCATCGGCGACCTGACGAACATCTTCGCCAATGAAGAAGGGCCGGTGGAGATGCTCATCTGCGAATGGATGCAGCAGTGCGCCGGGATCAACGGCCGCTTCGTGGACACGCAGGGTACGTATACGATCGACGCGTCGACGTTCGACACGCCGTTCCAGAACATTTACAACGGCGGCGGGTTGATCGGACTCCGCGCGGTCGAATCGCGCGCGGACGCGTCGGGCGACAAGCTGTACAAGGGCATTGCCGAAGTGCTCGAGGCGATGGACATCACCTTCGCCGCGGACATCTGGGGCGACATTCCCTATGCGGACGCAGTCGGCAGTACGGTAACGCCGGCGTTCGAGCCGCAGATGCAGGTGTATACCGACGTCCTCGCGTTGCTGGACAAGGCGATCGCCGACATTGGCGCCGGAGGAACCGGTCCAGGCGCGTTCGATCTGGTCTACGGCGGAAACGGCGCCAACTGGATTGAAGCCGCGCACACGCTCAAGGCGCGCATCTATTTGCATCAAGTCGAAAAGCTCGGCAACGCGCAGTACACGAACGCGCTGACCGAGGCGCGGAAGGGGATCAGCGCGCCCGCTCACGACTGGAAGACCGCACACACGGGTGCGACGTCCGAGCGCAACATGTGGGCGCAGTTCCAGACCTCGTCGTTCGGCAACGATCTCGTCGCCGGTTCGGTGCTCGTGAATCTCATGAAGGCGCAGAAGGATCCGCGTCTCGCGGACTACTTCGGCCCGAACGCCGACGGTGGATTCGGTGGCTACGACGTCACCACCGGATCGACTCCGGCGGATTCGATCTCACACCTGGTCGGCGCCGGACGCGTGACGGACGATTTCGCGCAGCCGGTCATCACCTACGACGAGACGCAGCTGATCATCGCCGAAGCCGCCTTCCAGACGGGCGACAAGGCATCGGCCGCGACGGCGTTCAACAACGTGCGCACGGAGTTGGGCAAGGCGACCATCGCGTCGGGCGCGCTCACGTTGAACGACATCATGACCGAGAAGTACATCTCGCTGTATCAGAACCCTGAAGTCTGGAATGACTACAAGCGCACGTGTCTGCCGGCGCTCAAGCCTGCGCGCTCGAAGTCGAGAATTCCGGGGCGCATCTTCTACGGCCTCACGGAAGAGCAGACGAACCCGAACACGCCGGCCAGCTCGGCGCAGAACCTCTTCACCGTTCGGAACGCGAACGATCCGAACGCCTGTAGCTGA
- a CDS encoding SusC/RagA family TonB-linked outer membrane protein, translating to MALSFRRILVCLGMLALVPGLAAAQDAAVISGRVTGEGNTGLAGVTISLTELGLGALSRDDGSYSLTVPGIRVNRQTVTLTARRVGYKPKSVRITVNPGSTTQDFLLEANPLQLGEVVITGAGTATEVEKLGNVRNAVSPDLIVKSNEPNIVEALAGKAPNVVVSQSSGDPGAGSKITIRGLRTLNGDVQPLFIIDGVPVNNTTFSTTNFNPIDAGSTTGVGGQDVGGELEGTSAPNSMIDINPADIENVEILKGAAAAAIYGARAANGVILITTKKGRSGATRYSLRSSGSNDEVTRKEPLQTGFGKGAFGKFNNASLRSWGAPVSGQTFDHASEAFDTGHILDNTLSVSGGNDRTTFYLSGNYNHNEGVFVGPNNFFNRSTARLNASHHLTDGFTVGGNFSFADTRGHMTQRGNNVNGLLLGLFRTPPDFNNLPFLNPITGLHRSYNVDGSDPASAGQTRIFNNPFYTLYEELNDQKSNRSYGNINAEYIATGWLKFNYTLGADYSQDERLEGCPAECSDVAAGGRVTEGRITDYQLDHNLTSTANWHLSNDFAGTVTLGQNLNSRNYRTFSVVGRTLIAPQPFSILNTLTRDPPSDFQTQIHNESYFGQATFDVYNQLFLTGALRDDGSTTFGRDNTRSLFPKASAAWTFTNAYKPSFLTFGKLRLSYGEAGQEPQPYLTSATFSGTNLVGSIAQGTGFTPTQSGFGGLFTSFTKPATTLKPERTKETEAGFDVGFWGEKADLSATWYKSKTSDVILVLPIAPSTGFSSEAKNGGVFSNSGTELSLNLRPLTRPNYSWDVGLGWGNNKSNVDALSGAQFLLTDNVLIQTVAQVGQPLGVIRSLGWVRCGLSANDAIPGVDLSQFCAGKPKGTLYIDDGTHDGCGDSFMPCVDNTERIIGNPNPKWTGNAHSSFRYRKWEFSGLVDIKKGGDVWNGTKGALYSYGTAGDTRVRATCTGAATATCTGNLKAFGESDFYPGPVTGPGAGQAFPVGENWYRTNNLAACPFTGIDDPCIEDGGYVKLRELSVGYTFDQPWVARSLGMNSVELRVAGRNLKTWTKYTGLDPETTVGGATSRVGGTDYFNLPLTRSFVVTVNLNR from the coding sequence ATGGCACTCTCGTTCCGCCGTATCCTCGTCTGTCTAGGCATGCTGGCGCTGGTTCCCGGGCTCGCCGCCGCGCAAGACGCCGCGGTCATCTCGGGACGCGTCACGGGTGAAGGCAATACCGGCCTGGCTGGCGTTACGATCTCGCTCACGGAGTTGGGCCTCGGCGCGTTGTCGCGCGACGACGGCTCCTACTCGCTGACGGTACCGGGCATTCGCGTCAACCGGCAGACCGTGACATTGACCGCGCGCCGAGTCGGCTACAAGCCGAAGAGCGTGCGGATCACGGTCAATCCGGGCTCGACGACGCAGGACTTCCTCCTCGAAGCGAATCCGCTCCAACTGGGTGAAGTGGTCATCACGGGGGCCGGCACGGCGACGGAAGTCGAGAAACTCGGCAACGTGCGCAACGCCGTGTCGCCGGACCTCATCGTCAAGTCGAACGAGCCGAACATCGTCGAAGCGCTGGCGGGGAAGGCGCCGAACGTCGTCGTCTCGCAGTCGTCCGGTGATCCGGGCGCCGGGTCGAAGATCACGATCCGCGGCTTGCGCACGTTGAACGGTGACGTGCAGCCCCTGTTCATCATCGACGGCGTGCCGGTGAACAACACCACGTTTTCGACGACGAACTTCAACCCGATCGACGCTGGTTCCACGACGGGCGTCGGCGGTCAGGACGTCGGCGGCGAGCTCGAAGGCACGTCCGCGCCGAACAGCATGATCGACATCAACCCGGCGGACATCGAGAACGTCGAGATCCTGAAAGGTGCGGCGGCGGCGGCCATCTACGGCGCGCGCGCGGCCAACGGCGTCATTCTGATCACGACGAAGAAGGGGCGCTCGGGTGCGACGCGGTACTCGCTCCGCAGCTCGGGCTCGAACGACGAAGTGACGCGCAAGGAGCCGCTGCAGACGGGCTTCGGCAAGGGCGCGTTCGGCAAGTTCAACAACGCGAGCCTTCGCAGCTGGGGCGCGCCGGTCAGCGGCCAGACCTTCGACCATGCGAGCGAAGCGTTCGACACCGGCCACATTCTCGACAACACGCTGAGCGTCTCGGGCGGCAACGATCGCACGACGTTCTATCTGTCGGGGAACTACAATCACAACGAAGGCGTGTTCGTTGGCCCGAACAACTTCTTCAATCGGTCCACCGCGCGGTTGAACGCCAGCCATCATCTGACGGACGGCTTCACGGTCGGCGGCAACTTTTCGTTCGCGGACACGCGCGGGCACATGACGCAGCGCGGCAACAACGTGAACGGTCTGCTGCTGGGCCTGTTCCGCACGCCGCCCGACTTCAACAACCTGCCGTTCCTCAACCCGATCACCGGCCTGCATCGTTCGTACAACGTCGACGGCAGCGATCCGGCAAGCGCGGGTCAGACGCGCATCTTCAACAACCCGTTCTATACGTTGTATGAAGAGTTGAACGATCAAAAGTCGAACCGCTCGTACGGCAACATCAATGCGGAGTACATCGCGACCGGCTGGCTGAAGTTCAACTACACGCTGGGCGCCGACTACTCGCAGGACGAGCGCCTCGAGGGATGTCCGGCGGAGTGCTCGGACGTCGCCGCGGGTGGGCGCGTGACGGAAGGCCGCATCACCGATTACCAGCTCGATCACAACCTCACCAGTACGGCGAACTGGCACCTGTCGAACGATTTCGCCGGCACGGTGACGCTCGGCCAGAATTTGAACTCGCGCAACTACCGCACGTTCTCGGTCGTGGGCCGCACGTTGATCGCGCCGCAGCCCTTCAGCATTCTCAACACGCTGACGCGCGATCCGCCGAGTGATTTCCAGACGCAGATTCACAACGAGTCGTACTTCGGGCAGGCGACGTTCGACGTCTACAATCAACTGTTCCTGACCGGAGCACTGCGCGACGACGGCTCGACGACGTTCGGCCGCGACAACACGCGCAGCCTGTTCCCGAAGGCGAGTGCGGCGTGGACGTTCACGAATGCGTACAAGCCGAGCTTCCTGACGTTTGGCAAGCTGCGTCTGTCGTATGGTGAAGCGGGCCAGGAACCACAGCCGTATTTGACCTCGGCGACGTTCAGCGGAACGAACCTCGTTGGCTCGATCGCGCAGGGCACCGGGTTTACGCCGACCCAGAGCGGATTCGGCGGACTGTTCACCAGCTTCACGAAGCCGGCAACGACGCTCAAACCCGAGCGCACGAAGGAGACGGAAGCGGGCTTCGACGTCGGCTTCTGGGGTGAGAAGGCCGATCTGAGCGCGACGTGGTACAAATCGAAGACGTCCGACGTGATTCTCGTGCTGCCGATCGCGCCGTCGACGGGATTCTCCAGTGAAGCGAAGAACGGCGGCGTGTTCTCGAACAGCGGCACGGAGCTGTCGCTCAACCTGCGTCCGCTCACGCGCCCGAACTATTCGTGGGACGTCGGTCTTGGGTGGGGCAACAACAAGTCGAACGTCGACGCGCTGTCGGGCGCGCAGTTCCTGCTCACCGACAACGTGCTGATCCAGACGGTGGCGCAGGTCGGCCAGCCGTTGGGCGTCATTCGGAGCCTGGGCTGGGTGCGCTGCGGACTGAGCGCGAACGACGCGATCCCGGGCGTGGATCTGTCGCAGTTCTGCGCGGGCAAGCCGAAGGGCACGCTGTACATCGACGACGGCACGCACGATGGCTGCGGCGATTCGTTCATGCCGTGCGTCGACAACACCGAGCGCATCATCGGCAACCCGAATCCCAAGTGGACAGGCAACGCGCACTCGAGCTTCCGGTATCGCAAGTGGGAGTTCTCGGGTCTCGTGGATATCAAGAAGGGCGGCGACGTCTGGAACGGCACCAAGGGCGCGCTGTACAGCTACGGCACGGCGGGCGATACGCGCGTTCGCGCGACGTGCACCGGCGCTGCAACGGCGACGTGCACGGGCAATCTCAAGGCGTTCGGCGAGTCGGATTTCTATCCGGGGCCAGTGACCGGTCCGGGCGCCGGCCAGGCGTTCCCGGTCGGTGAGAACTGGTATCGCACGAACAATCTCGCGGCGTGCCCGTTCACCGGGATCGACGATCCGTGCATCGAGGACGGCGGCTACGTGAAGCTGCGCGAGCTGTCGGTGGGCTACACGTTCGATCAGCCGTGGGTGGCGCGGTCGCTTGGCATGAACAGCGTCGAACTGCGCGTGGCCGGACGTAACCTCAAGACCTGGACCAAGTACACCGGCCTCGATCCGGAAACCACCGTCGGTGGTGCGACCTCGCGCGTCGGTGGCACGGACTACTTCAATCTCCCGCTCACGCGCTCGTTCGTCGTGACCGTGAACCTCAACCGCTGA